A segment of the Aureliella helgolandensis genome:
CTTAATACTCTTTCAGATGCCCGCAGGTCCCATGCAAGTGTTTGAGATTGCGCAAGAGCAGAACAAATTCTCGCTGGGTAGTCTCTCTACCAGCCTCAGTCAGTCCACGTTTTGGGGCGTGCTGTTGTACGGGACGTTTATTAATTTGCAAAATTTCGGCATTGATCAATCTTATGTCCAGCGCTACATCACGGCGAAGAGTGAGCGCGAGGCGGTGAAGAGTGTTTGGCTGGGAGCGCTCCTCTACATTCCCATCTCAGCCTTGCTGTTTCTTGTGGGGACAGGGTTGTTCTCGTTTTACACGGCCATGCCGGAACGCTTGCCTGCAGGGCTGGCTGCCGATGAAGTCTTTCCGCATTTTATCGTGACTGAATTTCCAATCGGTCTGAAAGGGATTTTGATCGCAAGCATCTTTGCGGCAGCGATGAGTAGCGTCGACTCTTCGCTCAACAGTTCCGCTACGCTGGTATTCGAAGATTGGTACAAGCGGCTGTTTCGCGCCTCCCCCACCGAACGCCAAGCGATGCGCGTGCTGCACACGGCGACTCTCGTCTTCGGGCTGTTGGGAACTGGAGCGGCGCTCGCGATGATTGGGGCGGCCAGCGCACTGGATGTCTGGTGGAAGTTGGCTGGGATATTTTCGGGAGGTATGCTGGGCTTGTTTTTGCTCGGCATCCTGACGCAACACCGCAGAAGTACGTTTCCTCCCATGGCGGCACTTTGGGCAACGCTCGTCAGCGTAGTCCTGATCGTGTGGCTCAGCCTTTCCCAGACCGAACTATGGCCAGCGGCATTGGATGATTATCGCAATCCGTTGCATAACAATTGGACGATTGTCCTTGGGACGACTGTACTGGTCGTAGGCGGAGCCATGTTGAGTTCTCTGTTGAGCAAAAAGCCAATTCGCTCTGGAGGAGAGTGACTGCAAGGCGACGTTGCTACGGAGCATGGGGGCTATCGAAATTGCAATCTGTCGCTTAAGTGGGGCAGCAGTCGATGTTGTTACAACGGCATGCCAAGTACGATTCTAGCGTTGAAATTCGAAATGCGAGTAGAGCACTGATCTGCCACACAACGGGTGCATTATCAATCGGCTGGATGCCTTGCAGCTGTGTCTTGATGGTTGCGCACACTGGCTTGTCGCATGTGGGAGCTGGCCGCCAAGTTCGCAACCCGACTGTCGCTGTATCTGCGACTACTCTTCCTTGCTCACCGGCTGTCGAAATAGTAACCCGCTGCGTAAGCAAGGAAAGGTGGTTGCCGCTGCAGGGCATTGGCGGACGCCAGCTTTGCGTCAAAATTCGAATTGCGATTCAATCAATAGCCTGTTCCGGTTTGATTGGGATTCGCAGGCATCCGTGATCGGTCAGAAGCATCCAGGCGGACGTTTTGACAGGAAGATGGAGGCAGGAAGATGAAATGCTCTTCTATCTTCCTGCCAACATTTTCCTGCCAACAACACTCACTGCTGCACCTGACTCACGCCCAGCCAAACTCGACGGCGAGGGGGCATAGCAAGTAAGCTCACCACTGCGAACCATTTCAGCGGTTCGTTCATGACTTTCCTCATTCACCAAGCAGCTTCAATCGTTGCTTCAGGTTTGATTTTAAGTTGCAGTCAAGGGGGAATGGTGACTTTGGATTTTAACACTGTGGTAGCGTCCCTTGGTGCCTTGTAGCGGTGACCACCTTTTCTTGCGCACGCAGTCGGTTACTATTTCGAAAGCGCGTCTCGCTGCGGGTTGGGATGTCAGCGAGGCTGGGGGCCTTGAGGCTGAATTAGACTTGCGCGTCGAGATTCCCGCCACTGCGATTGATGTAGTTTCCCGGAAATACGTTTGACTGCGATTGCGATGTGCTGGATTCGTTCGAACTCGAACTACTTTCGGCAAGAGCCTCGAGCAGGTCCTCGAGATAGCTGGTTTCGCTCGAGCTGGACGTTGCTTCTGTTGATTGAGGTGGTGGGCCTCCACCGGGTGGACCTCCACCGTGTGGGCGTTTGCCCTGTCCGGCTTGCGCTGCACCGCCGTTTTTTGCCTGTGGACTTCCGAGACCGCTTACAAAGCTGTCTCCATCGAGTCCGTTCGATTCCAGGACTTTGCTGAGTGTTTCTTTCACTTGGCTTGAGCTGACTTGTGTGCCCGTACTAGCCAGTGATTCGAGCGCATCGCTGAATTCTGACTTGATCTTTTGTTGCCCCTCGGACGAGACGCCTTCCTGCTTCAGGAAACTTGTCAAATCAGAGTTGAGACGCTCGCCTGGATTGCCTCCACGAGACGGGCGGCTGGATGCACCCTGCTGAACCTGTGATGCAGCCGAGGAGTTGATGGACGGTATTGAACTCATTTCAATTTCTTTCCTTTTGAAGAATCGGGTTTTTCCCAAAACGATGGGGTTTAATAGTCCTGCTACGAAGATTCCTCCGCTACCCACCGATGCAGTAGAGCGACTGATTGCTTCGCAAATAGAGTCTGCCATCGGAAACCGCTGGTGAGGCGTTGAAATCGGTATCATCTCCTTCAAGAATATTTTGGCTAACCAATTCAAACTTATCCCCTGGAGCGTAAACGAAGGTTCCGCGGCGTCGAGACACGACAAAGATTTTGTTAGCAATCAGTATGGGGGAAGCGTAGACTGGGCGACCGCCTTCCAGTTCACTAACCCGCTCGCGGTAGATTTGTTCACCGGTCTCGGCCGAGGAACAGTAGGCAATTCCTTTATCATCGATCCAGTACAACCGGCCTTGGTACAGCAGCGGAGTCGCGACGTAGGAGCTCAGGCGACTGGTCCACAACGTATTCGAATTGCCAACGTCATCTTTTCCGCCCGCCCGAATCGCGATACTGCCTGACGACCGATAGCCGCCGAAAGCGTAGATGTTTTCGCCGTCCACGATTGTCGACGGGCAGACGTTGCCGGACATCGAAGTCGATGCATACCAATTCAGTTTGCCTGTGAGCGGGTCGAGTGCCCAAATTTCAGACGGTACTGAAATCACCAATTCGCGACTGCCGTCGGCAAGTGTTGCTAAGCGAGGTGTTCCATAGGTCAGCTCCAGCATGCCCGCTTCCTGCCGCCAAAGTTCTTTACCGGTGGCTTTGTCCAGAGCGATGATCGACTTGCTTTCTTCCGCTGCATTGACAATAACGCTGTCTTCGAACAACACCAAACTGGCGGCAGAACCCCATTGTCGGTTGCTAGATTCTTTGCCTACGTCCACTGACCAGATCTTTCGTCCGTCAAGATCCAAGCAATGCACGCCGCCTTTTCCGAAGAAGACGTAAACGAACTCTCCATCGCTGACGGGCGTGTTACTGGCGTAGCCATGCTCGGTTATGTAGCCCTGGAATGAGTCCTCGCGGTAGTCGACTGGATAGTCCGAAGCCCACAATGATTTTCCCGAACGCTTGTCGAAACACATTATTTGACGTTTCGAAGACGAATCATCATTGGTGTAACAGGTTAGCATCACGCGATCACCCACAATGATAGGACTTGAGGAACCGCTTCCCGGCAAGTCAACTTTCCAAAGTAGGTTTTGGTCGGACGACCAACTAGTGACTACCGAATCTGTCGATTTCGCGGAACCGTTGGGCCCGAGAAACTCCGCCCAATCGCTTGCCGAAGCCATAGAAGTAGCGCTCAGCACAAATGACAAGAATAGCAAACGCAACATTGAGATTTCGCCTTTCGATGACCTGATGAAACTTGAGTTCCGTTCGAGCTGTTGGAAAGTTCAACACAAGGATCGCGCCGATAGGCCGCCGCGACCATGGGTGATTTGGAGAGCTAGCAGGCACAGTCGACTACTGCGGACGCTGAGGTCGTCCGGAATCTCGTCCCGCGTCCGGGCCTGTTTCATGACCGGGACCATGCTGCGGTGGCCGATGGTTTTCCAGTTCCTGTTTCTGCTCAGCGGTCAGAATCGATGCTAGCTTTTTATCCACCGTTTTTTGCAGCGCGGCCAATCTTGCTTTCTGCTGTTCAGTTAAGTCGAGCGAATCGATTACAAACGAGGGTAAGATCTCCCCAGGCCGCGGCGGTGCGCCGCCCGGGCCGCCGTGTTCGTCGCCTGGACTCCCCGGACCTCTAGGACCGCCGTACTCGCCTGCGGCACCAAGTGGATCCTGACTAGCTCGCGGTGGAGGCCCTTGGAAGCCTGGGCCACCGCGCCCCATTGGTCTGCCAGCTTGAGCTTGCATCGCCGACTGCAATTCAGCTTTGGTTAACATGCCATCTTTGTTAGCGTCTGCGAGCTCAAACAATTGTGCCATGTGTTCTAAGGGCGAGCCCCCAGGCCCGCCTGGTCCCCCCAAGCCGCGTCCACCTCCAGGTGGTTGTGCCATGGTTGTACTCGCGGCGAGTCCACAAATCGTCAGTGCGATAGCGTACGAGGTGCGTTGCATGTGTTTGTGTCCTAGTGAAGGTTCAATTCGTTTGATTCGTGTCATTCGAATAGTGTTCGCGACCCATTGTTCAGGAATCCATGCGTCGTTTATGCGCATCTCGGGCCAAAAATCTTTCGAATTATCGATTTGATTGGGAAGATCCTTGGAAAAGCCTCAACGAGCTGCATGCCGCCTGTCTAAGAATTACGCGTTGATGGCAATTTCATAATCGTGGCGAAAACGCTGGCCCGACCATCGACTGTAGGACGCATGAGATATAGCATGAGGCTAGCTGGCTAATGATGTCGGCAGCTGCTAGTGCATTGTCAACACTAAAAATTAGGGTTTAGCGAGCGTTCGGAAACGAGCGTTCGGAAAAAGGTGTCCGACACCCAAAGTGCACAGCACCCGAAGGGCCGTTCCGGCTTTTGGTGTCGGACACCTTTTTCCGGGCAACCCGAAAACTAAGCTTTGACGATGCACTAGAGGCATTTTCGTTGCATTTGGCATAGCTTCCGACTCAACCGCTGGC
Coding sequences within it:
- a CDS encoding sodium:solute symporter, whose amino-acid sequence is MPSSLSPIDFGIIGIYLIGMIAVGALLAKRNTNAKEFTAAGGAMAGWVVGLSIFGTFVSSISFLANPGKAYADNWNPFAFSLSLPLAAYFAAKYFVPFYRRSGHVSAYQHLEERFGSWARFYAGVCYMLTQVARMATIMYLVALALAPLTGWSIHWIIVGTGLMVTAYTLMGGIEAVIWTDAVQSLVLTLGIFIALGLILFQMPAGPMQVFEIAQEQNKFSLGSLSTSLSQSTFWGVLLYGTFINLQNFGIDQSYVQRYITAKSEREAVKSVWLGALLYIPISALLFLVGTGLFSFYTAMPERLPAGLAADEVFPHFIVTEFPIGLKGILIASIFAAAMSSVDSSLNSSATLVFEDWYKRLFRASPTERQAMRVLHTATLVFGLLGTGAALAMIGAASALDVWWKLAGIFSGGMLGLFLLGILTQHRRSTFPPMAALWATLVSVVLIVWLSLSQTELWPAALDDYRNPLHNNWTIVLGTTVLVVGGAMLSSLLSKKPIRSGGE
- a CDS encoding PQQ-binding-like beta-propeller repeat protein; amino-acid sequence: MLRLLFLSFVLSATSMASASDWAEFLGPNGSAKSTDSVVTSWSSDQNLLWKVDLPGSGSSSPIIVGDRVMLTCYTNDDSSSKRQIMCFDKRSGKSLWASDYPVDYREDSFQGYITEHGYASNTPVSDGEFVYVFFGKGGVHCLDLDGRKIWSVDVGKESSNRQWGSAASLVLFEDSVIVNAAEESKSIIALDKATGKELWRQEAGMLELTYGTPRLATLADGSRELVISVPSEIWALDPLTGKLNWYASTSMSGNVCPSTIVDGENIYAFGGYRSSGSIAIRAGGKDDVGNSNTLWTSRLSSYVATPLLYQGRLYWIDDKGIAYCSSAETGEQIYRERVSELEGGRPVYASPILIANKIFVVSRRRGTFVYAPGDKFELVSQNILEGDDTDFNASPAVSDGRLYLRSNQSLYCIGG
- a CDS encoding EF-hand domain-containing protein, giving the protein MQRTSYAIALTICGLAASTTMAQPPGGGRGLGGPGGPGGSPLEHMAQLFELADANKDGMLTKAELQSAMQAQAGRPMGRGGPGFQGPPPRASQDPLGAAGEYGGPRGPGSPGDEHGGPGGAPPRPGEILPSFVIDSLDLTEQQKARLAALQKTVDKKLASILTAEQKQELENHRPPQHGPGHETGPDAGRDSGRPQRPQ